From the genome of Argentina anserina chromosome 4, drPotAnse1.1, whole genome shotgun sequence, one region includes:
- the LOC126791714 gene encoding protein SRC2-like, which yields MEQRTLELELVSAKDLKDVNLISKMDVYAVVSLHGDTFHGEQKTKTKLVRNCGTHPTFNFPMRFFVDDSLTQQNRLSLDIKLVCERSLGDKDIGAVHVPVKELFDSADPKNMKFISYQVRRPSGRPKGELSFSYKFGEKVAAPAPEVAKKGEPVTAYPVGAPTYGAYPQQATSSSGSVYPPPQPGYGYPPPPPGAGYPEAPPPGYGYPPPQPGYGYPPQQPGYGYPPPPPGYGYPPVQQVQQPEKKKSKFGMGLGAGLLGGVLGGMIIGDMVDGGGCGGGGCGGGGCGGF from the coding sequence ATGGAGCAAAGGACCCTGGAACTGGAGCTGGTCTCTGCCAAGGACTTGAAAGACGTGAACTTGATTTCCAAGATGGACGTATACGCCGTCGTCTCTCTCCACGGCGACACCTTCCACGGCGAGCAGAAGACCAAGACCAAGCTCGTCCGCAACTGCGGCACCCACCCCACTTTCAACTTCCCCATGAGGTTCTTTGTCGACGACTCTCTAACCCAACAGAACCGTCTCTCTCTTGATATCAAGCTCGTCTGCGAGCGCAGTCTCGGCGACAAGGACATCGGCGCCGTCCACGTCCCCGTCAAGGAGCTCTTCGACTCCGCCGACCCCAAGAACATGAAGTTCATCTCCTACCAGGTCCGCCGCCCCTCCGGGAGGCCCAAGGGCGAGCTCAGCTTCTCTTATAAGTTCGGTGAAAAGGTCGCCGCCCCGGCGCCGGAGGTGGCTAAGAAGGGTGAGCCGGTGACGGCGTACCCGGTTGGAGCACCGACGTACGGGGCGTACCCACAACAGGCGACAAGTTCGTCCGGGTCGGTTTACCCGCCGCCTCAACCCGGGTATGGATACCCGCCACCGCCGCCCGGGGCGGGTTATCCGGAGGCGCCGCCGCCGGGATATGGGTACCCACCGCCGCAACCGGGATATGGGTACCCGCCGCAGCAGCCCGGGTACGGATacccgccgccgccgccggggTATGGGTACCCGCCAGTGCAGCAGGTGCAACAaccggagaagaagaagagcaagTTCGGGATGGGATTGGGAGCTGGGTTGCTAGGAGGTGTTCTTGGTGGGATGATTATTGGAGATATGGTCGACGGCGGTGGATGCGGTGGCGGAGGATGCGGTGGTGGTGGGTGTGGTGGTTTTTGA
- the LOC126791718 gene encoding uncharacterized protein LOC126791718 — MGVASFRWILQLHKDVPKAARFYSEGLGFTVNVSTLRWTEIQSGPLKLALMQSPNDHAMQKGYSSLLSFTVPDINQTVARLMTLGAELDGAIKYEIHGKVAAVRCLDGHMIGLYEPA, encoded by the exons ATGGGAGTGGCGTCGTTTAGGTGGATACTGCAATTGCACAAGGACGTCCCAAAAGCCGCTCGTTTCTACTCGGAAGGCTTGGGTTTCACCGTCAACGTCTCCACTCTCCGATGGACCGAGATTCAGTCCGGTCCGCTCAAACTTGCCCTCATGCAATCCCCCAA TGACCATGCCATGCAGAAGGGCTACTCTTCCCTTTTGTCTTTCACAGTGCCGGACATTAACCAAACAGTGGCGAGGCTGATGACATTAGGAGCTGAGCTAGATGGTGCGATCAAATACGAAATCCATGGGAAGGTTGCTGCGGTAAGATGTCTTGATGGGCACATGATAGGCCTGTATGAACCGGCGTAG